ATACGCCGCATTCTTCGGGCGCCGCTTTCCTCGTCCTCGGCCCGAGGGAGAGGACTGGAGCGGTGGGCCGCTTTCGTGTACACGGCGCCACGAGCGCATACTGCGTGGAGGTTATCGCCTTCGCGGAGGCCGTGGCTTACTTGCGCGGTCGCGGGCAGGTGGGCGCGGTGTCTCTGTATACCGACTGCCTCTCGCTGTTGCAGGCGCTCGCGACGCCTGGCTCCGCCGACCCCGGATTGTGCGCATTCAGGCCGCGCTCGGAGAGGTTGCCCGCATGTCCGAGGTGCATCTCTATCACGTACCCGGGCATTGCGGCGTTTTCGGCAACGAGCTCGCCGACTTCCTTGCGTCGCGTGCCGCTAGGTACGGGCTCGACCGCAGAGCGCCCTTGTCTTTTAGGTCGGTCCGCGCTGCCTTCCGGACGGTTCAGCGAGAGCGGTGGGCGCGGTCGTGGCGCGAGGACCATGCGGACACGGCCCTGTTTGGGTACGGCGTCAGGTgcggaggctgtttcgcgtgtcggcgcgcggcggcgtggagacctacaaccgctagaatttttgcgcccgcgccggaagctgccgctcgcgtcagtagcatgacgcacctcacatgaccacggcgagccaacgtcacttccgaacgactcttcgcgcgacgttcaggcaagcccgggCAAGCTCCTTCAGTACCTCCTTGTTGGCTGTGCGTGTTGAGATCGTTCTTCATGGCAGGTACGGAAATTTTCAGCCGTGATGGCTGTATTAATAATGAAACTTTAATAGCCGAAGTGCAATGTCGCCAACCACTGTGGATGGCCTCTCATAAGCAACATAAGGACCGCAGCCTCAAAGCGGCACTGTAGAATGAAGTGACGGCCGCCGTCCTGCCAGATATCAACATCCAAGGTAAGCACAAGATTTTGCAGCTTCCACGTGAATAATCGTTTACTAAGCAGTCTTGCATTTCTCTGCGCAGTGGGACTGGAGTTGGTGCAgaagagatggaagtttctccgTGATAAGTTTCGCCGCATCTTCAACGGCCGCATAAACACACAAAGGAGCGGCGCCGGCGCCGACGATGTCGAGTCGGTCGACACAGCATGGCCCTTTTTTGAGCTGTTGCTGTTTTTAAAGGACACCATGGTGACGAGACCGTAAGCTTGACATTATTGTTGTTGCGAACATTTTGCTGGCCAAAGGAAACCCACCTTGATTACATCTATGTCAGTGAGATGAGGTGCTTGTTTCTTCCGAATGGGCAATAACCCCATCATCGTAGAGCGAGATAGTAAGCCTTTTACCGGCTAATAATTTTGAGATATACTTGGCTAAGCCTACTGCCATGAACGAGGGTAATGGgcatttaaatgtaacaaatttcagtGTGCAATAAGTGGTTTTTGCGGTGGAGGCGCGTACAAAGGAAGGGGGGCCATCCTGTGCTTGGGTATGCACCAGTGGTGCAGCCAGGAATTACGAGGGGAACAGGGTCCGGCAATTAATCAGGGTAGGGGAGTGGTGGGGAGGGGCTTGTGCTCGGTGTTGCTACATCCGTATTTTTTGGCTATGCTGATACCCACGCCTGCTCACCGAAGTAAACAAAATGGGGGGGAAAATTGGCAATTCAACGTTTATGCAAGCAAGCTGTAATATACAGGTGGCCTTCATTGTAAATACCACATGCCTAGGCTGTGAATTGTATAGTTTTCGGAGTTATCACACTGCAATTTCACTTGTGAACAACTAATGGCAAGGGTTTTCACATCTCCATGTTATAGCATGTGGTGCCGCTTCGATCATAGTAATTACCTTAAATCATGAATATGATGTGCATGGCTATGTTTCATGTATGCTTGCCAAATTGCTGACTTATATATATAAGTTACTTCTAGTATGGCATTTTTACTGCGATTAGACACTTTACAAggaatatatattttcttttacagATACACTGACATGCACGAAAATATTTTGATGCACCTTtacttatatttttcttttgcatttctctTTTGCACAATGCATGGTAATACGGATCACATTAGTGAATGACAACTTTAACATTATGAAAGTGCTAGTATTGTTCATAACAGTTTTACAGTGTGTGAGGCTATAACAAAAATGAAGAGCAAGAAAAACACTGAAATGGTTTCACTTTGTTTTATTGCAATGTTACAAAACGTCACAACATAGAAAACATGCACTTTTTCTTATGTGCAGCACTTCAGGCAATTATGTAGTGCCTGCAAGCCCGAGAGAGGCGAGCCAGCAACTGGACACAAGTGAGCCACTAGAGGGGAACCAGCAGCACAGTAGTGCAGAAAGGCTTTTAATGGGCATTGCCCAATTCGAAGACCAGGATTTGGATGAACAATCAGATTTTTCTGATCTGTCAGGCCTGGTATCAGCGTCCCAGGTCTCGTCAGCCTCGACGTCATCCCCAGCGCCAGCCTCGACGTCTACGGCACAAGGAGCGGCTGCCCCAAGTCACCAGGGAGCCGCTAGCcaaagactgcaaaaaaaaaagaaggccaagTGAAGACGCCCTTGTGACTGAAATGGGCGAACTGTCCAAGACCCTTAAGGCTTGCCCTTTAGAGGATGAGTACTATCATATGGCTATGAATATAGGAAAATTCTTGAAGAAAGTGCCAGAGGAACGGCAACTGGACTTTCAGATCGAGTTGCTGCAACTAATAAAGAAATATTCGGAGTGATGAAGGGTCTGTTGCACTTTTCTTAACATGAAAAATGTTTCACTGGTCTTCACCAAGAATTCTAGCATGTACGAGCATCACAGAAATGTCTTGAAAAGACAAGGCTCGTTTTCTAGCCCCCCAGGAGATGGCACTATTTTGATATTCTCTCAGCATTGTGCTCATACTGTCTGTGGTAACAACGCAGTTTCGTCGCATGGATTCCCTTTAACGTTCGATTGCCGTATACTGCTTCGCCTTGAATGGCGCCAATTAACAATGCTGTTAAGTGCAGCAGAAAGGCAGTGAAGTTCATGGGCAAATGTCGTAAGACATGTTTCGCTTTCATGTTATGAGTGATTCTTATGAAAGAAGGATTAACCAATGTTTCTACAACGCTACAATTACATTTAAGCATTGACAGCCATTCTAAGAGCAAGTAGTATTTTATCAGAAGTTTTCAATGCATTTGCTGGCGTGCACACATCTCGTTCCCCCTTAACAGATAGCAGGCTAGCGGACTTGCTTCAGGCTACATTCGCTGATTTTCCTCAGTTAAATCTTCCTCTCACTGTGAAGCGGATATGTTGTACAGACACAGCCCAAAGTGTGGGATATCTATATAAGCATTCTTAAAAGTGAAGTATCGTGGGATGCAATTGTTTTGAAGGACAATAAGCAATGTTTCTGCATGTATATACTGGTTTTCCTGCATACAAGTAACAAAACAAAATTCACCATATTTGATCACAGGTTCTAAAATAAGTATACCTTGTCCAGCTATCTAGAGTTAATGCAAAATGAAAGGCCACTGAAAGCAGGAGCTTTGATGTCAGGTGCGAGCGCTTATTGAATTTAAGCATAGCTCTCTCAAAACGAATTACCTATGCTATGCCTAggctccaggttaattttgagcacctggggttccttaatggcCACCCAGTGCATAGTGCACCAGTTTTGCATTTTGCAGCCGAGAGAATAAGAAGTCATTTCCATTTCATGATTGGCAGTGAGCTTCTAGAATGTTTGCAAGAATACCTGAAGAATCTGATCATGAAaagttacagaagaataaaaatgcgttaATGCCCATATGGCAGGCACTACCAAATCATGACTGCCAGGTTACTGCTACCAATGAAACAAAAGTGTGAAAATATTGAATACTAGTGGTACCTAATACaagggatacaaacttggaggttCATAAACCAGCGTGAGTTGATGTGAAGGACCGtacaacgagcgatggaacgaaaagttAGGTCTAATGTTAAGAGGAAGGCAGGCGGTGGGGTCGCTATACGAGTTGACATTAAAGGAAGAATTGGAGCTAGGCAGGCTATGCAATGTGTAGAACATACACCCAGCAGTCTATGAAAGTTAGAGTGTGTGCCAAGGGGAACACAGTCAAGGATGACAGAAAATTAGGGGTGTGATGATGTTAGGAAATGTGAATACAAAGCCTgaaatcagctagcacaagacaggaGTAATTAAGGATGCCGAGAGAGGggttcgtcctgtagtggacataaaaaaatggctgatgatgatgatgattctcatTTAGCAATGATGCACTGTGGCAGCGATTTTCAGCACAAAGGCAAGAGGACGTGAGGAGACTGTAGTAGGAAAATGATTGGACATCAGTTATACATTCTTAGCAGTGTACTGGAGATATGCATACACCTGCTCATGCTTATCACCATACCATTTGCTTAGAGGATAAAATATGCTTTTCAGAATTACTTGCACATCACCATGTCCAAGTGGATCCCTACAAATGTTTAATTTCTGTTCTAATCTTTGTAATAGATTCCCGAGTTATTTCTGTCGCTCTAAAGATATGTACAACCTTTGTGGCAAATGTTATCCCCAGACAATCAGCCTATCCTGCTTACATATTCCCATCAAGATTGCAACGTTACATTGATAATGCACATGTTGTTCATGACCTGGAAGTACTAGGTACCCAGCGTTAAAGGAGGTGTACGTAACACAGAAGCATTGTTGTTACGTGACAAGACAAGTGAAGGGGcactagctttttttttaaagcttaacACAACAGAGCCTGCAGGTGTGATGTAAATGTAACGGATAGATTTCTTTACTCTGAACCCATAAACTGTGACATGAGGCTTTAGCCTTGTAACTTTCATAGCTCACCATCACTGAATTGTTAGATGTGTCTGCTCCCGTAGCCGCTTGACAACTGCTTCTTTGGACACCCCAGGGAGATTCCATTGCCAAGGAACCTCCCCAGCACTGCTACAAAAGTATGCTACGAAAAGGTTCCTGCTGGCTGCCGCATTACCAAGGTAGTTCCTGCAATGTGTTGCCTTTATCGGGAAGAAGTGGGGTTCCGAGTTGTTTCCCGATGCTTGTTGGACACCTTGTCGCCACTGTCCTGCGACGAGGTTACCAAAGCTGTCCTCTGTATCGGTGAACTTGTGTGACTGTGGGTTGTGGACAGTGAGAAAATTGTGCAGAATACAAGCAGCCTTGATAACGAAGTCCACATTCTTCGGTTTCAAGTGGATGGTACGTAGCA
The nucleotide sequence above comes from Dermacentor andersoni chromosome 10, qqDerAnde1_hic_scaffold, whole genome shotgun sequence. Encoded proteins:
- the LOC140213513 gene encoding uncharacterized protein gives rise to the protein MAVVDSDCKYTLIDVGAEGRLSDGGTFKNSEFGRALTQGDLDIPSLNWLPGSATNAPYAFVGDEAFQLREDFLRPYPARQLDDERRVFNYRLSRARRCAENAFGITAARWRILLRTIHLKPKNVDFVIKAACILHNFLTVHNPQSHKFTDTEDSFGNLVAGQWRQGVQQASGNNSEPHFFPIKATHCRNYLGNAAASRNLFVAYFCSSAGEVPWQWNLPGVSKEAVVKRLREQTHLTIQ